The Deinococcus aquiradiocola genome includes a window with the following:
- a CDS encoding RNB domain-containing ribonuclease, which produces MTSQPELTPAQRTEVELLARGRQDKSRTMRDLGQPETPQAAHALLLRLNLWDDTRVPFPERLGVDLATPTLPVPALPHEDRLDLTHLTALAIDDEGNRDPDDALSLETLPDGTRRLWVHVADVAALVTPGSDLDLEARRRGSTLYLPTHTIGMMPDALVEQVGLGLHAESPALSIAIDFDPDGQAESVDVHLTRLHVTRVTYAQAQAQLDAGDELLQGLHTLAGASRTLREAEGAMSIDLPEVQVKVSEQGDIRIAPLEKSESRFIVQECMTLAGWAAAIFADDLELALPFATQDPPHRSSPPGDSMPAQWARRKTLSRTRFQPALGPHSGMGLDAYAQATSPMRRYLDLVVHQQLRAAVLERDALNGKDIAARVAESQMASATVRSAEREARRHWTLVAMTRDPERVYRAVVVERRQAQATLLLPELALDVTLTTPAPLGTELRVQLAGVDLAAQSVRVREAHT; this is translated from the coding sequence ATGACGTCACAGCCCGAACTCACGCCCGCCCAGCGCACCGAAGTGGAACTGCTGGCCCGGGGACGACAGGACAAATCCCGCACCATGCGCGACCTCGGTCAGCCCGAGACGCCCCAGGCCGCGCACGCCCTCCTGCTGCGCCTGAACCTCTGGGACGACACCCGCGTCCCCTTCCCCGAACGGCTCGGCGTGGACCTCGCCACGCCCACCCTGCCCGTCCCCGCCCTGCCGCACGAGGACCGGCTCGACCTGACGCACCTCACGGCCCTCGCCATCGACGACGAGGGCAACCGGGACCCCGACGACGCCCTGAGCCTGGAGACCCTGCCGGACGGCACGCGCCGCCTGTGGGTGCACGTCGCGGACGTCGCGGCCCTCGTCACGCCCGGCAGCGACCTCGACCTCGAAGCGCGCAGGCGCGGCTCGACCCTGTACCTGCCCACCCACACCATCGGCATGATGCCCGACGCGCTCGTGGAACAGGTCGGCCTGGGCCTCCACGCCGAGAGTCCCGCCCTCAGCATCGCCATCGACTTCGACCCGGACGGGCAGGCCGAGAGTGTCGACGTGCACCTCACGCGCCTGCACGTCACGCGCGTCACGTACGCGCAGGCGCAGGCGCAGCTCGACGCGGGCGACGAACTGCTGCAGGGCCTGCACACCCTCGCGGGCGCCAGCCGCACCCTGCGCGAAGCGGAAGGCGCGATGAGCATCGACCTGCCGGAAGTGCAGGTCAAGGTGAGCGAGCAGGGCGACATCCGCATCGCGCCGCTCGAGAAGTCCGAATCGCGCTTCATCGTGCAGGAGTGCATGACGCTCGCCGGGTGGGCCGCCGCGATCTTCGCGGACGACCTCGAACTGGCGCTGCCCTTCGCCACGCAGGACCCACCGCACCGCTCCTCCCCGCCCGGCGACAGCATGCCCGCCCAGTGGGCGCGCCGCAAGACGCTGTCCCGCACCCGCTTCCAGCCCGCGCTCGGGCCGCACAGCGGCATGGGCCTCGACGCGTACGCGCAGGCGACCAGCCCCATGCGCCGCTACCTGGACCTCGTGGTGCACCAGCAGCTGCGCGCCGCCGTGCTGGAACGAGACGCCCTGAACGGCAAGGACATCGCCGCGCGCGTCGCGGAATCGCAGATGGCGTCCGCCACCGTACGCAGCGCCGAACGCGAGGCGCGCCGCCACTGGACCCTCGTCGCCATGACCCGCGACCCGGAACGCGTGTACCGCGCGGTCGTCGTGGAACGGCGGCAGGCGCAGGCGACGCTGCTGCTGCCGGAACTGGCGCTCGACGTGACGCTCACCACGCCCGCCCCGCTCGGCACCGAACTGCGCGTGCAGCTCGCGGGCGTGGACCTCGCCGCGCAGAGCGTCCGCGTCCGCGAAGCGCACACCTGA
- a CDS encoding DUF2089 domain-containing protein: protein MAPNPPLPLPLPFPGVQEAPLVTELLFPDAGITVKGEFTLNEFATLTPDNLDFLRLYIKVRGNLKEVERILGLSYPTVRARFDTLLRSIGYEPEAADPRDETLRLLERGEITPEEATRRLRGK from the coding sequence ATGGCCCCCAACCCGCCCCTCCCGCTCCCCCTGCCTTTCCCCGGCGTGCAGGAAGCGCCGCTCGTCACCGAACTGCTCTTCCCGGACGCGGGCATCACCGTCAAGGGCGAGTTCACGCTCAACGAGTTCGCCACGCTCACGCCCGACAACCTCGACTTCCTGCGCCTGTACATCAAGGTGCGCGGCAACCTCAAGGAAGTCGAACGGATCCTGGGCCTGAGTTACCCCACCGTCCGCGCCCGCTTCGACACGCTGCTTCGCTCCATCGGTTACGAACCCGAAGCGGCCGACCCCAGAGACGAGACGCTGCGCCTGCTGGAACGCGGCGAGATCACGCCCGAGGAAGCCACCCGCCGCCTGCGCGGCAAGTAA
- a CDS encoding TCR/Tet family MFS transporter, producing the protein MPSGEQDSSGGICRGILSVLNVQAQANPPPPEEHPVKNRPAALAFILVTLLIDVMGLGLIIPVFPNLLKQLSGSEVAGAQMLGIFTAIYAVMQFIFAPILGALSDRYGRRPVLLLSLLGVGLDYLFMYFAPNLGWLLLGRIIAGITGASITVANAYVADVTAPEDRARNFGLLGATFGVGFILGPALGGLLGNIDLRLPFAFAAGLSLLNAAYGYFVLPESVTDELRGRKLGREVFNPLAPLRDLGRYPLVRNLAGSFVLIGLAQQVIFSTWVLFTERTLGWSPAQNGIALAVVGVLSAITQAGLVGPAMRVLGERGAIFTGLLLGTVQYVLLGAARSGPVLYGSIVFGSLAGISGPAIQGLISRTVDDREQGRIQGALTSLNSLVGIFGPLAATWVFAYFNGGSSLDVPGAAFYMAALFSLAGAVLAGVVLRRMPKSMRTGVNEAEQSP; encoded by the coding sequence ATGCCGTCAGGAGAACAAGATTCTTCTGGCGGCATCTGCCGTGGTATTCTTTCTGTTCTGAACGTTCAGGCGCAGGCCAACCCACCCCCACCCGAGGAGCACCCCGTGAAGAACCGACCCGCCGCCCTGGCCTTCATCCTGGTGACCCTCCTGATCGACGTGATGGGCCTGGGCCTCATCATTCCCGTCTTCCCCAACCTGCTCAAACAGCTGTCCGGGTCCGAGGTGGCCGGAGCGCAGATGCTCGGCATCTTCACCGCCATCTACGCCGTCATGCAGTTCATCTTCGCGCCCATCCTCGGGGCGCTCAGCGACCGGTACGGCCGCCGCCCCGTCCTGCTGCTCAGCCTGCTCGGCGTGGGCCTCGACTACCTGTTCATGTACTTCGCGCCCAACCTCGGCTGGCTGCTGCTGGGGCGCATCATCGCGGGCATCACCGGCGCCAGCATCACGGTCGCCAACGCCTACGTGGCCGACGTGACTGCCCCCGAAGACCGCGCCCGCAACTTCGGGCTGCTCGGCGCGACCTTCGGCGTGGGCTTCATCCTCGGGCCTGCGCTGGGTGGCCTGCTCGGCAACATCGACCTGCGCCTCCCGTTCGCCTTCGCCGCCGGACTGTCGCTGCTCAACGCCGCGTACGGGTACTTCGTGCTGCCCGAATCCGTCACCGACGAGCTGCGCGGGCGCAAACTGGGCCGTGAGGTCTTCAACCCGCTCGCCCCGCTGCGCGACCTGGGACGCTACCCGCTGGTCCGCAACCTCGCCGGGAGCTTCGTGCTGATCGGGCTGGCGCAGCAGGTCATCTTCAGCACCTGGGTCCTCTTCACCGAACGCACCCTCGGCTGGTCCCCCGCCCAGAACGGCATTGCGCTGGCCGTGGTGGGCGTGCTGTCCGCCATCACGCAGGCGGGACTGGTCGGACCGGCCATGCGCGTGCTCGGCGAACGCGGCGCGATCTTCACCGGTCTGCTGCTCGGCACCGTGCAGTACGTCCTGCTCGGCGCGGCCCGCAGCGGCCCCGTGCTGTACGGCTCCATTGTCTTCGGCAGCCTGGCGGGCATTTCCGGCCCGGCCATCCAGGGCCTCATCAGCCGCACCGTCGACGACCGCGAACAGGGCCGCATCCAGGGCGCCCTCACCAGCCTGAACAGCCTGGTCGGCATCTTCGGACCACTGGCCGCCACCTGGGTCTTCGCGTACTTCAACGGCGGCTCCAGCCTGGACGTGCCGGGCGCGGCCTTCTACATGGCCGCCCTGTTCTCCCTGGCCGGAGCCGTGCTGGCGGGCGTGGTGCTGCGCCGCATGCCGAAATCCATGCGGACGGGCGTGAACGAGGCCGAACAGTCCCCCTGA
- a CDS encoding indolepyruvate ferredoxin oxidoreductase subunit alpha: protein MSHVITSRCAGVRDRACLEVCPCECIYDAGEQFVIHPDDCIDCGACVAACPVDAIYADVDLPEADLPALAFNRAFFGL from the coding sequence ATGAGCCACGTCATCACGTCACGCTGCGCCGGAGTCAGGGACCGCGCCTGCTTGGAAGTCTGCCCCTGCGAATGCATCTACGATGCGGGCGAGCAGTTCGTCATCCACCCCGACGACTGCATCGACTGCGGCGCCTGCGTGGCCGCCTGCCCGGTGGACGCGATCTACGCGGACGTGGACCTGCCCGAAGCGGATCTGCCCGCCCTGGCGTTCAACCGCGCGTTCTTCGGACTGTAG
- a CDS encoding Crp/Fnr family transcriptional regulator yields MPERAAQLLRLSAAFQVARESDVRELAALARPRTLPRGALVFRQGEPASSLYVVETGLLRVSRLNASGRELTLMLGGPRQLVAGVSAFVQDATYSASCTALEDSQVLVLDAAAVRQLTCRSPALAEAVLTYFARRHADLLTRMEDLLFSDLNARLAAHLLDQTPCSDGYALPTNSELAALLGTVPELVSRKLGEFYRQRHITLHRRSVRILDEAALQRLAGR; encoded by the coding sequence ATGCCCGAACGTGCCGCGCAGCTGCTCCGCCTGAGCGCCGCATTCCAGGTCGCGCGCGAGTCGGACGTGCGGGAACTGGCCGCCCTGGCCCGCCCCCGCACCCTGCCCAGAGGCGCGCTGGTGTTCCGCCAGGGCGAACCCGCCTCCAGCCTGTACGTGGTCGAGACGGGACTGCTCCGGGTGTCGCGCCTGAACGCCAGCGGCCGGGAACTGACCCTCATGCTGGGCGGCCCGAGACAACTGGTGGCGGGCGTGAGCGCCTTCGTGCAGGATGCGACGTACAGTGCCAGCTGCACCGCCCTGGAAGACAGTCAGGTGCTGGTGCTGGACGCGGCGGCCGTCCGGCAGCTCACCTGCCGTTCTCCCGCCCTGGCTGAGGCGGTGCTGACGTACTTCGCGCGCAGGCATGCCGACCTGCTCACCCGCATGGAAGACCTGCTGTTCAGCGACCTGAACGCGAGGCTGGCCGCACACCTGCTCGACCAGACGCCCTGCAGCGACGGGTACGCGCTGCCCACCAACTCCGAACTGGCGGCCCTGCTGGGCACCGTGCCGGAACTCGTGAGCCGCAAACTGGGCGAATTCTACCGGCAGCGACACATCACGCTCCACCGGCGCTCCGTCCGGATTCTGGACGAAGCGGCCCTGCAGCGACTGGCAGGCCGGTAG
- a CDS encoding cbb3-type cytochrome c oxidase subunit I, with protein sequence MAVQIPTQAQSQRPKALSVLLDYMTTTDHKKIGILYIVTSIVAFAIAGMLAVALRIQLAVPNNTFLVGNTYNQVLTLHAAVMIFFFLIPIGLFGFGNYFLPLQLGVRDVALPRVNTFAVWGFIFSLVLVIVAMLNGGAPGVGWTFYYPLSVDANQTGVAVLMVALIINGISSLLGSANFAATIINMRAPGMSLWKMPIFAWSIFATSMLQLVSLGGLTAAALVTFLELKMGLSMFNPGIGGVPVLMQQFFWFYSHPAVYVMLLPYLGIGAEIASTMARKPLFGYRVMVYSLLGIVLVSLLVWLHHMFALGIPESWQIAFMVATMIVAVPTGVKIFNLIGTLWGGRIIMKTPTYWLIGFIFNFLIGGITGMSLGMIPFDYQVTMSYYVVAHFHNVMMFGTAFLAMGGIYYWWPKMTGRFLNEKLGLAHFWFFMVGSWMTFLPQYILGLLGMPRRYYTYPDGNFAWNELNLVSTFGALLLLVGGIIWVWNMFQSFQRPITASANPWGGFTLEWTAASPPADYNFAHDFPKTFPTERPLYDWEQSGTKLKPVDPASIHLPVSSWGPFITAVALLLMGWGISFGWFTGYHPQNTPAPQLSATILLYISIPLFLFGMFKWAGTREYDVPVEHHTLTKYDNGFMGMAWFILSEISLFGVLIAGYVYLRVTGHAEPPAMRPNIWLAALNTLILVSSSFVIHRAEQDQHHHRMTRARLGLFIVLVMGALFMLFQIYEFSLFGKESNWTQNLWQSCFFIIVGLHGLHILIGGTGVALPYFQAMTGKLDKTNHGSLTPASLYWHLVDVVWLLIIAIFYIW encoded by the coding sequence ATGGCTGTACAGATTCCAACCCAGGCCCAGTCCCAGCGTCCCAAGGCGCTGTCGGTCCTGCTCGACTACATGACCACCACCGATCACAAGAAGATCGGCATCCTGTACATCGTCACGAGCATCGTCGCCTTCGCCATCGCGGGCATGCTCGCCGTGGCGCTGCGCATCCAGCTGGCCGTACCGAACAACACCTTCCTGGTCGGCAACACCTACAACCAGGTGCTGACGCTGCACGCCGCCGTCATGATCTTCTTCTTCCTGATTCCCATCGGCCTGTTCGGCTTCGGGAACTACTTCCTGCCGCTGCAGCTCGGCGTGCGCGACGTGGCCCTGCCGCGCGTGAACACCTTCGCGGTATGGGGCTTCATCTTCAGCCTGGTGCTCGTGATCGTCGCCATGCTCAACGGCGGCGCGCCCGGCGTCGGCTGGACCTTCTACTACCCGCTGTCCGTGGACGCCAACCAGACCGGCGTGGCCGTCCTGATGGTGGCCCTCATCATCAACGGCATCTCTTCGCTGCTCGGCAGCGCGAACTTCGCGGCGACCATCATCAACATGCGCGCGCCCGGCATGAGCCTCTGGAAGATGCCGATCTTCGCGTGGAGCATCTTCGCGACCAGCATGCTGCAGCTGGTGTCCCTGGGCGGCCTGACCGCCGCGGCCCTCGTGACGTTCCTCGAACTGAAGATGGGCCTCAGCATGTTCAACCCAGGCATCGGCGGCGTGCCCGTCCTGATGCAGCAGTTCTTCTGGTTCTACTCGCACCCCGCCGTGTACGTCATGCTGCTCCCCTACCTGGGCATCGGCGCGGAGATCGCCAGCACCATGGCCCGCAAGCCGCTCTTCGGGTACCGCGTCATGGTCTACTCGCTGCTCGGCATCGTGCTGGTCAGCCTGCTGGTGTGGCTGCACCACATGTTCGCGCTCGGCATTCCCGAGTCCTGGCAGATCGCGTTCATGGTCGCCACCATGATCGTGGCCGTGCCGACCGGCGTGAAGATCTTCAACCTGATCGGCACGCTCTGGGGCGGCCGCATCATCATGAAGACGCCCACGTACTGGCTGATCGGCTTCATCTTCAACTTCCTGATCGGCGGGATCACCGGCATGAGCCTCGGCATGATTCCCTTCGACTACCAGGTCACCATGAGTTACTACGTCGTGGCGCACTTCCACAACGTCATGATGTTCGGCACGGCCTTCCTCGCGATGGGCGGCATCTACTACTGGTGGCCCAAGATGACGGGCCGCTTCCTGAACGAGAAACTGGGCCTCGCGCACTTCTGGTTCTTCATGGTCGGCAGCTGGATGACCTTCCTGCCGCAGTACATCCTCGGTCTGCTCGGCATGCCGCGCCGCTACTACACGTACCCTGACGGCAACTTCGCCTGGAACGAACTGAACCTCGTGTCCACCTTCGGCGCGCTGCTGCTGCTCGTCGGCGGCATCATCTGGGTCTGGAACATGTTCCAGAGCTTCCAGCGTCCCATCACGGCCAGCGCCAACCCCTGGGGCGGCTTCACGCTCGAATGGACGGCCGCCAGCCCCCCCGCCGACTACAACTTCGCGCACGACTTCCCCAAGACCTTCCCCACCGAACGCCCCCTGTACGACTGGGAGCAGAGCGGCACCAAACTCAAGCCTGTCGACCCGGCCAGCATTCACCTGCCGGTCAGCAGCTGGGGTCCCTTCATCACGGCCGTCGCGCTGCTCCTGATGGGCTGGGGCATCTCCTTCGGCTGGTTCACCGGGTACCACCCGCAGAACACGCCCGCCCCGCAGCTGAGCGCCACCATCCTGCTGTACATCAGCATCCCGCTGTTCCTGTTCGGCATGTTCAAGTGGGCCGGCACCCGTGAGTACGACGTGCCCGTCGAGCACCACACGCTCACCAAGTACGACAACGGCTTCATGGGCATGGCGTGGTTCATCCTCTCGGAAATCAGCCTGTTCGGCGTGCTGATCGCCGGGTACGTGTACCTGCGCGTCACCGGTCACGCCGAGCCGCCCGCCATGCGCCCCAACATCTGGCTCGCGGCGCTCAACACCCTGATCCTCGTCAGCAGCAGCTTCGTGATCCACCGCGCCGAGCAGGACCAGCACCACCACCGCATGACGCGCGCCCGCCTGGGCCTGTTCATCGTGCTCGTGATGGGCGCCCTGTTCATGCTGTTCCAGATCTACGAGTTCTCGCTCTTCGGCAAGGAGAGCAACTGGACGCAGAACCTGTGGCAGTCGTGCTTCTTCATCATCGTCGGCCTGCACGGCCTGCACATCCTGATCGGCGGGACGGGCGTCGCCCTCCCCTACTTCCAGGCCATGACCGGCAAGCTCGACAAGACCAACCACGGCTCCCTCACGCCCGCCAGCCTGTACTGGCACCTCGTGGACGTGGTGTGGCTCCTGATCATCGCGATCTTCTACATCTGGTAA
- the coxB gene encoding cytochrome c oxidase subunit II, which yields MKLNTLPRPTFSRLALRAVTPLASLALGSVAFADQTLSIGDMHSSYNRNIWWMSVAVIVMAILIFIGVSYALFYTVNKFREDKHTAEPDQFHGNNRLETILIVVPVIIVTIITILAARTMAIVNPTPKDALHVNVTGAQFWWAFEYPGSPIQGGTGTVTNGNELVIPAGRQIAITVTAKDVIHAFWAPNLGGQRDAIPGSKKTFQIDTDQPGVYQGNCTLLCGASHANMRFKVVALPEAQYNAFISAAQAYKAPAPATPSEQAGYNIFMQGKASAGAAACASCHRIQGTPAAGAVGPDLSYFGSRNTLGAGRWEGEQAKAMLKPWIKNSAAVKPGSLMPAYEKLSDQDLTDLQAYLDTLKLPAEASYWGKVPVR from the coding sequence GTGAAGTTGAACACCCTACCCCGCCCTACCTTCAGCCGTCTGGCCCTGCGTGCCGTGACGCCCCTGGCCTCACTCGCCCTGGGCAGCGTCGCGTTCGCCGATCAGACCCTCAGCATCGGCGACATGCACTCGTCCTACAACCGCAACATCTGGTGGATGAGCGTCGCCGTGATCGTCATGGCCATCCTGATCTTCATCGGGGTGAGCTACGCGCTGTTCTACACGGTCAACAAGTTCCGTGAGGACAAGCACACGGCCGAACCGGACCAGTTCCACGGCAACAACCGCCTGGAAACGATCCTGATCGTCGTGCCCGTCATCATCGTGACCATCATCACGATCCTCGCGGCGCGCACCATGGCGATCGTGAACCCCACCCCCAAGGACGCGCTGCACGTCAACGTGACCGGCGCGCAGTTCTGGTGGGCCTTCGAGTACCCCGGCTCGCCCATCCAGGGCGGCACCGGCACCGTCACGAACGGCAACGAGCTCGTCATTCCCGCGGGGCGTCAGATCGCCATCACCGTGACGGCCAAGGACGTCATCCACGCGTTCTGGGCGCCGAACCTCGGCGGTCAGCGCGACGCGATCCCCGGCAGCAAGAAGACCTTCCAGATCGACACCGACCAGCCCGGCGTGTACCAGGGCAACTGCACCCTGCTGTGCGGCGCCAGCCACGCCAACATGCGCTTCAAGGTCGTCGCGCTGCCCGAAGCGCAGTACAACGCCTTCATCAGCGCCGCGCAGGCCTACAAGGCCCCCGCGCCCGCCACGCCCAGCGAGCAGGCCGGGTACAACATCTTCATGCAGGGCAAGGCGAGCGCCGGTGCGGCCGCGTGCGCCAGCTGCCACCGCATTCAGGGCACGCCCGCCGCGGGCGCCGTCGGCCCGGACCTCAGCTACTTCGGCAGCCGCAACACCCTCGGCGCGGGCCGCTGGGAAGGCGAGCAGGCCAAAGCCATGCTGAAGCCCTGGATCAAGAACAGTGCCGCCGTCAAGCCCGGCAGCCTGATGCCCGCCTACGAGAAGCTCAGCGATCAGGACCTCACGGACCTGCAGGCCTACCTGGACACCCTGAAGCTGCCCGCCGAGGCCAGTTACTGGGGCAAGGTTCCCGTCCGCTAA
- a CDS encoding heme o synthase — protein MTAAPVAARTRASWRDYLALTKPKVISLLLFTTVTAMFMAQRGWPGLTLLIVVSLAGYASAGSAGVFNMVIDRDIDLKMARTAKRPTSSGLIGTREASMFGAALQLLSFLALWVWATPLAAWMSLAGFVTYVGVYTLWLKRRTWHNIVLGGAAGCFPPLVGWAAVTGDLNLFAWFLFAIIFFWTPAHFWALAIMIKEEYREVGIPMLPVIHGDRLTVAQVWLYSIYTVVLSVLPWTFHEVSWIYLAVALLSGAWLLRLAWRLYRPVMAGQVATRKMAVPLYLYSMLYLAVLFLAGAVDRVLLV, from the coding sequence GTGACGGCCGCTCCTGTCGCGGCCCGCACGCGCGCGTCGTGGCGCGATTACCTCGCGCTCACCAAGCCGAAGGTCATCTCGCTGCTGCTGTTCACGACCGTCACGGCGATGTTCATGGCGCAGCGCGGCTGGCCGGGCCTGACGCTGCTGATCGTGGTGTCGCTCGCCGGGTACGCGTCGGCCGGGTCGGCGGGCGTCTTCAACATGGTCATCGACCGCGACATCGACCTGAAGATGGCGCGCACCGCGAAACGCCCCACCTCCAGCGGATTGATCGGCACGCGGGAAGCCTCGATGTTCGGCGCGGCCCTGCAGCTGCTGTCCTTCCTGGCGCTGTGGGTGTGGGCGACGCCGCTCGCCGCGTGGATGAGCCTCGCGGGCTTCGTGACGTACGTGGGCGTGTACACGCTGTGGCTCAAGCGCCGCACGTGGCACAACATCGTGCTGGGCGGCGCGGCCGGCTGCTTCCCTCCGCTGGTCGGCTGGGCGGCCGTGACGGGCGACCTGAACCTGTTCGCGTGGTTCCTGTTCGCGATCATCTTCTTCTGGACGCCCGCGCACTTCTGGGCGCTGGCGATCATGATCAAGGAGGAGTACCGCGAGGTGGGCATCCCGATGCTGCCCGTCATTCACGGCGACCGGCTGACGGTGGCGCAGGTGTGGCTGTACAGCATCTACACCGTGGTGCTGAGCGTCCTGCCCTGGACCTTCCACGAGGTCAGCTGGATTTATCTCGCGGTGGCGCTGCTGTCCGGCGCGTGGCTGCTGCGCCTCGCGTGGCGGCTGTACCGGCCCGTCATGGCGGGGCAGGTCGCGACCCGCAAGATGGCGGTGCCGCTGTACCTGTACAGCATGCTGTACCTCGCGGTGCTGTTCCTGGCGGGCGCCGTGGACCGCGTGCTGCTCGTGTGA
- a CDS encoding COX15/CtaA family protein — MLEGQKLRPEDRTAGTGVPAGRLLTWLAWSALAYNVLVILWGAFVRISGAGAGCGAHWPLCNGVAVPVSPTLNTVIEFSHRLTSGVSGLLAVALLGLALLRSPKGHPVRTGAVLSLLLIVFEGLVGGVQVLLGLTATSTNPARGFVQGVHLANTFALLGALLLTAVWASGGPRLRLRGQGRVGWLSAVAIVSMLLLGMAGAVTALGDLLFTPTGMTPLDTVRQDFSLSATLIQNLRVLHPTLALGVSAYLIWFAAQVAGREGSGRALQPRRWKVALHALVGLQIVAGVLNVALKAPGWMQLLHLFLACLMWLAVVMLCYTAMTARPEPHGAAVPAGVGA; from the coding sequence GTGCTTGAAGGCCAGAAGCTGCGGCCTGAAGACCGGACGGCCGGGACGGGCGTTCCGGCGGGCCGACTGTTGACGTGGCTGGCGTGGAGTGCGCTGGCGTACAACGTCCTCGTGATCCTGTGGGGCGCGTTCGTGCGCATCAGCGGGGCGGGTGCCGGGTGCGGCGCGCACTGGCCGCTGTGCAACGGGGTGGCCGTGCCGGTCTCTCCGACGCTGAACACCGTGATCGAGTTCTCGCACCGGCTCACGAGCGGCGTGTCGGGCCTGCTGGCGGTCGCGCTGCTGGGCCTGGCGCTGCTGCGCAGCCCGAAGGGGCATCCGGTGCGGACGGGCGCGGTCCTGTCGCTGCTGCTGATCGTCTTCGAGGGGCTGGTGGGCGGCGTGCAGGTGCTGCTGGGCCTCACGGCGACCAGCACCAACCCGGCGCGTGGGTTCGTGCAGGGCGTGCACCTCGCGAACACCTTCGCGCTACTGGGCGCGCTGCTGCTGACGGCCGTGTGGGCGTCCGGCGGGCCGCGCCTGCGGCTGCGCGGGCAGGGCCGCGTGGGCTGGCTGTCGGCGGTGGCGATCGTCAGCATGCTGCTGCTCGGGATGGCGGGCGCCGTGACGGCGCTCGGGGACCTGCTGTTCACGCCGACCGGCATGACGCCGCTCGACACGGTCCGGCAGGATTTCTCGCTCAGCGCCACGCTCATCCAGAACCTGCGGGTGCTGCACCCCACCCTGGCGCTCGGCGTGTCCGCGTACCTGATCTGGTTCGCGGCTCAGGTCGCGGGCCGTGAGGGCAGCGGGCGTGCCCTGCAGCCGCGCCGCTGGAAGGTCGCGCTGCACGCGCTGGTGGGCCTGCAGATCGTGGCGGGCGTGCTGAACGTGGCGCTCAAGGCGCCCGGCTGGATGCAGCTGCTGCACCTGTTCCTGGCGTGCCTGATGTGGCTGGCGGTCGTGATGCTGTGCTACACGGCCATGACGGCCCGTCCCGAGCCGCACGGCGCGGCTGTCCCGGCGGGGGTGGGCGCGTGA
- a CDS encoding DUF420 domain-containing protein: MGELLATASVITIVLSGLALVTGVVLIRRGNREAHMRAMLTATSLAVLFLVFYLSKVAIGYTKTWVGPAEWRTWYLVLLATHTLMAALNVPLALVALWYAWKGRIAAGSLARIQEVPAAAALFARHRAWVRWTVPVWLYVAVTGWIIYVALERFGAVKG, encoded by the coding sequence ATGGGTGAACTCTTAGCGACGGCCTCTGTCATCACGATTGTCCTGAGCGGACTCGCGCTCGTCACGGGCGTCGTCCTCATCCGGCGCGGCAACCGCGAGGCGCACATGCGCGCCATGCTGACCGCCACCAGCCTCGCCGTCCTCTTCCTGGTCTTCTACCTCTCCAAGGTCGCCATCGGGTATACCAAGACCTGGGTCGGCCCGGCCGAATGGCGCACGTGGTACCTCGTGCTGCTCGCCACGCACACCCTCATGGCCGCCCTCAACGTCCCGCTCGCCCTCGTCGCCCTGTGGTACGCCTGGAAGGGCCGCATCGCCGCCGGATCGCTCGCCCGCATCCAAGAGGTGCCCGCCGCCGCCGCCCTCTTCGCCCGGCACCGCGCGTGGGTGCGCTGGACGGTCCCCGTCTGGCTGTACGTCGCCGTGACCGGCTGGATCATCTACGTGGCCCTGGAACGCTTCGGCGCCGTGAAAGGCTGA